The sequence below is a genomic window from Desulfovibrionales bacterium.
GCCAAACTCCCCTACGGTCTTCATTTCTGGCAGTCCGCAACCATGCTGAATGGCGTGGAGCGTAGTATTTTTTCCGGTGAGACAGATGTGGATGGAAAGGATGATACGAGGAAATGGCCCGGTGGAAATGCCAATTTTCAGGTCAGCACTGAAGATAGCGTTACAAAGTTTCCTCTTGGTGGGTTTAACCTCTTCAGATCTCAAGGAGTTCACCTGCAAGGGGATGTTGATTTATTCGGGCAGAACGGATTCTTACAATATTGGTCCGGTGCTTATAACGGCAGAAATTCAAAGGCGTCCCCTAATCTCGATTCCAATCCACTATGGGTGGGCAGAATCTCCATAAATCCATTTGGGAAATATAATCTTCTCCAGCAGGGAGACATAGATTACAGCATTACCCCTAAAGTCTGTTTCCTTGTCTCAGGTTTCTACAATACAGACCGCCTAAACCAGATTCGTAGCTCAACAGACGGGACTGCGAGTTCAGTATCTTACTATGATGTCATAGGCTCCGGTTACAACCTGGCTGCCCTGTTAAGATATAAGGGATTTTCTTTTGATGCCGAATACGGCTATGATCGGCTAAAACAGGAGAGAACTGCGGGAGATACATGGGATAGATTCGCATATAGATTTGATGCGGGTTATTTCGTCATACCGAAGAAATTTGAAGTAGTAGCCAGGTATGCGTATGTCGAAAGACTTGAAGATAACACAGTAGCCAGATCTTTTGCCTCAGGCCTCGGACTTGTCAGCGTTAATGGCGGCACGAACAATGCCATTGAGGATAACCTTCAGGAATATACGGTTGGGCTAACCTACTATCTTTACGGACACAATCTAAAACTTTCTGTAGATTACAGTTATCTGATGAGAGAATTAACCCCAACTTCTACCGCAACGGTTCCGGTTAATGACCAGCATGACAATAGATTCAGGACCATGGCGCAGTTTTACTTCTAACAGACGGCTGCGAAAACCATTTATAAAAATTTATTTCTATTCTATACTTGACGAACTTGTAAAAGGCCCAGT
It includes:
- a CDS encoding porin; translation: MRKLSVFVALLVFSLSVWALPAPAADSNAEIEQLKGEVQKLLKRIEEMEKRQAETQAKTIEVEKKSAETEKKTLQAGYDKGFYIKTQDENFLLKTNVFVQFRHTFLGFDREINANSEDWNNFYLRRARVIFSGNAPNKDWTYFTHIQLEPQSAVNLHDAYVTWKNYPYAQIQFGRAKLPYGLHFWQSATMLNGVERSIFSGETDVDGKDDTRKWPGGNANFQVSTEDSVTKFPLGGFNLFRSQGVHLQGDVDLFGQNGFLQYWSGAYNGRNSKASPNLDSNPLWVGRISINPFGKYNLLQQGDIDYSITPKVCFLVSGFYNTDRLNQIRSSTDGTASSVSYYDVIGSGYNLAALLRYKGFSFDAEYGYDRLKQERTAGDTWDRFAYRFDAGYFVIPKKFEVVARYAYVERLEDNTVARSFASGLGLVSVNGGTNNAIEDNLQEYTVGLTYYLYGHNLKLSVDYSYLMRELTPTSTATVPVNDQHDNRFRTMAQFYF